The following are from one region of the Onthophagus taurus isolate NC unplaced genomic scaffold, IU_Otau_3.0 ScKx7SY_15, whole genome shotgun sequence genome:
- the LOC111422655 gene encoding protein windbeutel: MSILPYLLLILLEIHSSKACKGCLSIDEYNIDKIIPKFKASLIKFDIAYPYGDKHDEFVKFADEVTKVKELIVGEVGVKDYGDKSNFELAKTYGINTKEDLPKVKLFLGDLNEEPIPFINEFTVENFRDFVRDNTNLYLGLSGCVETFDKLAKEFMLSQDKNNKYNQVLEVAESVVGKEKVSAKIYLQFMKKVIDNGVGFVQQEQLRLNKIIKEGKINSKKKEELGERLNVLHSFKLAKDEL, translated from the coding sequence ATGAGTATCCTcccatatttattattaatattactcgAAATACACTCATCGAAAGCCTGCAAAGGTTGCTTATCAATCGACGAATACAACATCGACAAAATCATTCCCAAATTTAAAGCATCTCTAATCAAATTCGATATTGCTTATCCCTACGGAGATAAGCACGATGAATTCGTGAAATTCGCCGATGAAGTAACAAAAGTAAAGGAATTAATCGTTGGGGAAGTGGGAGTAAAAGATTATGGagataaatcaaattttgaattgGCCAAAACGTACGGGATCAACACCAAGGAGGATCTCCCCAAAGTTAAGTTGTTTTTGGGTGATTTAAACGAAGAACCGATCCCGTTTATTAACGAATTCACCGTGGAGAATTTCAGGGATTTCGTACGAGATAACACAAATTTGTATTTGGGGTTATCCGGTTGTGTGGAAACTTTTGATAAATTAGCCAAAGAATTTATGTTGAGccaagataaaaataataaatataatcaaGTTTTAGAGGTAGCCGAAAGTGTTGTGGGGAAAGAAAAGGTTTCTGCAAAGATTTATTTGCAATTTATGAAGAAGGTTATTGATAATGGAGTTGGGTTCGTTCAACAAGAACAGTTGAGGTTAAATAAGATTATTAAGGAAGGGAAGATTAATAGTAAGAAGAAAGAGGAGTTGGGGGAGAGATTAAACGTTTTGCATTCGTTTAAATTAGCTAAAGATGAACTTTAG